A genomic segment from Syntrophotalea acetylenivorans encodes:
- a CDS encoding glutamate synthase-related protein, translating to METIKINDLACNDLPWKISYDPNRCTLCGSCIAACTFDAIGPKMERRRMIFTDSETPEPKTRFSAQPIIAQRNVIKNFCRGCGVCERVCPNSAISASRNPDSRFNVVYPAATGSGPKRGGRNNLEVKERTLDTLRVGRISQMTDPSLDAQRHTFDCLAPLGRVLPSKALPFQQSAEGKLIQDSQTPPVHWIYPVIIGDMSIGALSWRMWEAIAMAVAYLNEECGLPVRMCSGEGGMPVRLLKSKYLKYMILQIASGHFGWNRIIQAMPDMVEDPAGVLIKIGQGAKPGDGGLLMAAKVAEHIQAIRGVPRTDLLSPPNHQGLYSIEESVQKMFLSFNAAFKFRVPVAIKVAASATSVSVFNNLVRDPYNIVGGFFLDGIDGGTGAAHDISLDHSGHPSVSKLRDCYLAAVAQGRQGQIPLWAAGGLGKNGNLAADAFKMMCLGANGVFTGKLILQLAGCLGNDLGRCNACNTGLCPAGITTQEPVLAKRLDPERVAENIVNYFLGMDMELRKLMAPIGNSALPIGRSDCLISTDKAVADRLQVQYVC from the coding sequence ATGGAAACAATAAAAATTAACGACCTCGCCTGTAACGATCTGCCGTGGAAGATTTCCTACGACCCGAACCGCTGCACCCTCTGTGGTTCCTGCATTGCGGCCTGCACCTTCGACGCCATCGGCCCGAAGATGGAACGGCGGCGGATGATCTTTACCGACAGCGAGACTCCGGAACCGAAAACCCGTTTCTCCGCTCAACCGATCATTGCCCAGCGCAACGTGATCAAAAACTTCTGCCGCGGCTGCGGCGTCTGTGAGCGAGTCTGCCCCAACAGTGCCATCAGCGCTTCGCGTAATCCCGACTCCCGGTTCAACGTGGTCTATCCGGCCGCAACCGGCTCCGGTCCCAAGCGTGGTGGCCGTAACAACCTGGAAGTCAAAGAGCGCACCCTCGACACCCTTCGCGTCGGTCGCATTTCTCAGATGACCGACCCGAGCCTCGATGCTCAGCGCCACACCTTCGACTGCCTGGCGCCCCTGGGTCGTGTGCTGCCCTCCAAAGCTCTGCCCTTTCAGCAAAGCGCTGAGGGCAAGCTGATACAGGACAGCCAGACCCCGCCGGTGCATTGGATCTATCCGGTCATCATCGGCGACATGTCCATCGGCGCCCTGTCCTGGCGCATGTGGGAAGCCATCGCCATGGCCGTCGCCTACCTCAACGAGGAATGTGGCCTGCCGGTGCGTATGTGCTCCGGCGAAGGCGGCATGCCGGTGCGGCTGTTGAAGAGCAAGTACCTCAAGTACATGATCCTGCAGATCGCTTCCGGCCACTTCGGTTGGAACCGTATCATTCAGGCCATGCCCGACATGGTGGAAGATCCTGCCGGCGTTCTGATCAAGATCGGCCAGGGCGCCAAGCCCGGCGATGGCGGTCTGCTGATGGCGGCCAAAGTTGCCGAGCACATTCAGGCCATCCGCGGCGTACCCCGCACCGACCTGTTGTCGCCCCCCAACCACCAGGGCCTGTACTCCATTGAGGAGAGCGTGCAGAAGATGTTCCTCTCCTTCAACGCTGCTTTCAAGTTCCGCGTACCGGTGGCTATCAAGGTTGCAGCCAGCGCTACCAGCGTCTCGGTCTTTAACAACCTGGTCCGTGACCCTTACAACATCGTCGGCGGCTTCTTCCTCGACGGTATCGACGGCGGCACCGGTGCAGCCCACGACATTTCCCTTGACCACAGCGGCCATCCGTCGGTCAGCAAACTACGCGACTGCTACCTTGCTGCCGTAGCCCAGGGTCGTCAGGGCCAGATCCCATTGTGGGCGGCCGGCGGCCTCGGCAAAAACGGCAACCTGGCGGCGGACGCTTTCAAGATGATGTGTCTCGGCGCCAACGGCGTTTTCACTGGCAAGCTGATCCTACAACTGGCCGGCTGCCTTGGCAACGACCTTGGTCGCTGCAACGCTTGCAATACCGGCCTCTGTCCGGCAGGTATCACCACCCAGGAACCAGTACTCGCCAAACGCCTCGATCCCGAGCGGGTAGCTGAGAACATTGTCAACTACTTCCTGGGCATGGACATGGAACTGCGCAAGCTCATGGCCCCCATCGGTAACTCTGCCCTGCCTATCGGCCGCTCCGACTGTCTGATTTCCACCGACAAAGCGGTAGCCGATCGTTTGCAGGTTCAGTACGTCTGCTAA
- a CDS encoding DUF4870 domain-containing protein, with protein MTERSHEESNWATFCHLSALAGYLLPLTYPFSCVLLGNLIGPLIIWLLKKDSYASVNQQGKEALNFQISISIYALAASALIVILIGIPLLIGLAAFNFIMIIIAAVKCKNDKAFRYPLNLRLLK; from the coding sequence ATGACCGAGCGCAGCCACGAGGAAAGCAACTGGGCCACTTTCTGCCATCTCTCAGCCCTGGCCGGCTACCTGCTACCCCTCACCTATCCCTTCAGTTGCGTTTTACTGGGCAACCTGATCGGGCCACTGATTATCTGGCTGCTCAAAAAGGACTCTTATGCCTCCGTAAACCAACAGGGCAAAGAAGCCCTTAATTTTCAGATCAGCATCAGTATTTACGCTCTCGCCGCCTCGGCCCTTATCGTGATATTGATCGGCATCCCCCTGCTGATCGGGCTAGCGGCCTTCAATTTCATCATGATCATTATCGCCGCGGTTAAATGCAAAAACGACAAAGCATTCCGATATCCATTAAACTTGCGCCTGCTCAAGTAA
- a CDS encoding ammonium transporter, with amino-acid sequence MHKLLATLPALFGLTLLPTLCLAAETADTGDTAWMLISTALVLIMLPGLALFYAGMVRSKNVLSTTMHTFAAMAIIGVQWVVVGYTLAFGGAGPFIGSLENLFLNGIGPDSLSGTIPTYVFVMFQGMFAIITPALISGAIAERMKFSTYCVFILLWSVLVYDPLAHWVWGEGGWLLEMGALDFAGGTVVHLSSGISALVLCLFLGKRKGFPHERMAPHNLPMTLLGAGLLWFGWFGFNAGSALSAGGGAALAFTTTQTAAAAAALSWMLLEWLLAGKPSALGVASGIVAGLVTITPAAGFVTPGWAIVMGLLGGAVCYGGVMLKHKLGYDDSLDVLGIHGIGGAFGALATGVFATVGATSVLTGDFHQLWVQFVGIAAAAAYAVGITTVLLLILKATMGLRVEHEDEIIGLDQTAHSETGYNL; translated from the coding sequence ATGCACAAGCTTCTGGCGACACTGCCCGCCCTGTTCGGGCTCACCTTGCTACCAACCCTATGCCTGGCGGCGGAAACCGCCGACACTGGCGATACCGCCTGGATGCTGATCTCCACTGCGCTGGTCTTGATCATGCTCCCGGGACTGGCTCTGTTTTACGCCGGCATGGTCCGCTCCAAGAACGTCCTCTCCACTACCATGCATACATTTGCCGCCATGGCCATCATCGGCGTGCAGTGGGTGGTCGTAGGTTACACCCTGGCCTTTGGCGGCGCCGGCCCCTTCATCGGCAGCCTGGAGAACCTCTTTCTTAACGGCATCGGTCCGGACTCTCTGAGCGGAACCATTCCGACCTATGTGTTCGTCATGTTCCAGGGCATGTTTGCGATCATCACTCCGGCCCTGATCTCCGGCGCCATTGCCGAACGAATGAAGTTTTCCACCTACTGCGTGTTCATTCTGCTGTGGAGCGTTCTGGTCTACGACCCCCTGGCCCACTGGGTATGGGGCGAGGGCGGCTGGCTGCTGGAAATGGGCGCTCTCGATTTCGCCGGCGGCACCGTAGTTCATCTTTCTTCCGGTATCTCCGCACTGGTACTCTGCCTGTTCCTCGGCAAACGCAAGGGCTTTCCCCATGAGCGCATGGCACCCCACAACCTGCCCATGACCCTGCTCGGTGCCGGCCTGTTGTGGTTCGGCTGGTTTGGCTTCAATGCCGGCAGCGCCCTGTCCGCTGGCGGCGGCGCCGCCCTGGCTTTCACTACCACCCAGACCGCGGCTGCCGCCGCGGCTCTTTCCTGGATGTTGCTCGAATGGCTGCTGGCCGGTAAACCGAGCGCCCTCGGCGTGGCCTCCGGTATCGTCGCAGGCTTGGTCACCATCACCCCGGCCGCCGGCTTCGTCACTCCAGGCTGGGCCATTGTGATGGGCCTGCTCGGCGGCGCCGTCTGCTACGGCGGCGTCATGCTGAAACACAAACTCGGCTATGACGACTCCCTGGACGTACTCGGCATTCACGGCATCGGCGGCGCATTTGGCGCCCTGGCCACCGGGGTCTTCGCCACCGTCGGTGCCACCAGCGTTCTAACCGGGGACTTCCACCAACTTTGGGTTCAGTTCGTCGGCATCGCTGCCGCAGCCGCATACGCGGTGGGCATCACCACCGTCCTGCTGCTGATCCTCAAGGCCACCATGGGCCTCAGAGTGGAACACGAGGACGAAATTATCGGTCTCGATCAGACCGCTCACTCGGAAACCGGCTACAACCTTTAA
- a CDS encoding class II glutamine amidotransferase — protein sequence MCRIGALKSRHYMHPSKALLLMQSQQKGHDNSGFAMVMQDLGGIFEDYKHLPTLSLACTDEGLKIAEDLLHAKGFRRVHQWVPETNPQPGLDIEAMPNYVFETFDYPKEYQDASDKEKGELLTDTRLELRAAMEEDEKGFAYSFWPDVITLKEIGDPRAIGTYFNLWEPNEDFTAKVITAQCRQNTNYAIVRYAAHPFFLQGYTALANGENTFYQKNKEFQSSLHRGYIGFESDSQCFLYSLHYVHKELGWPLPYYKHVVTPLPFEDLVKREDKAQLLAMRQSLAHLEINGPNTIIGVLPDNTMFTCCDAKKLRPVVVGRDEDTVAISSEVCGINEVLPDRNWEVDIYPNEREIVVIDDNLEVKRWKQ from the coding sequence ATGTGTCGTATTGGAGCTCTCAAAAGCCGCCACTACATGCACCCGAGTAAGGCCTTGCTGCTCATGCAATCGCAGCAAAAGGGTCATGACAACTCGGGATTTGCCATGGTCATGCAGGATCTGGGGGGGATCTTTGAAGATTACAAACATCTTCCGACCCTGTCCCTGGCTTGCACCGACGAAGGTCTGAAAATCGCCGAAGACCTGCTGCACGCTAAAGGCTTCCGCCGCGTTCACCAGTGGGTTCCGGAGACCAACCCCCAGCCAGGCCTGGACATTGAGGCCATGCCCAACTACGTATTTGAAACCTTCGACTATCCGAAGGAGTACCAGGACGCCAGCGACAAGGAAAAGGGTGAACTGCTTACCGATACCCGCCTGGAACTGCGCGCCGCCATGGAAGAAGACGAAAAGGGCTTTGCCTACTCCTTCTGGCCCGATGTCATTACCCTCAAAGAGATCGGTGACCCGAGGGCCATCGGCACCTACTTCAACCTGTGGGAGCCGAACGAAGACTTCACCGCCAAGGTTATCACCGCCCAGTGCCGGCAGAACACCAACTACGCCATCGTGCGTTACGCCGCCCACCCCTTCTTCCTGCAGGGCTACACGGCGCTGGCCAACGGCGAGAACACCTTTTACCAGAAGAACAAAGAGTTCCAGAGCAGCCTGCATCGAGGCTATATCGGTTTCGAGTCCGACTCCCAGTGCTTTCTCTATTCCCTGCACTACGTGCACAAGGAACTCGGCTGGCCACTCCCTTACTACAAGCATGTCGTCACCCCGCTGCCCTTCGAGGACCTGGTCAAGCGTGAAGACAAGGCCCAGTTGCTGGCCATGCGCCAGTCCCTGGCGCACCTGGAGATCAACGGCCCGAACACCATCATCGGCGTTTTGCCCGACAACACCATGTTTACCTGTTGCGACGCCAAGAAACTGCGTCCGGTAGTCGTCGGTCGAGACGAAGACACGGTTGCCATCTCCTCCGAGGTCTGCGGCATCAACGAAGTCCTGCCCGACCGCAACTGGGAAGTGGACATTTACCCCAACGAACGTGAAATCGTGGTCATCGACGATAATTTGGAGGTCAAAAGATGGAAACAATAA
- a CDS encoding FAD-dependent oxidoreductase, translated as MAAYINGFDENNQRISTQQLLQKIYAALEAGETEFEVLSSGHHDIGGPLWSEDGKPLKFTVKNPGQRVGAFGLAGTEITINGPAPADVGWLNAGATLILKGDGGDTTGHCAASGQIYVAGRGGTRTGSLMKHDPAHNPPEMWILKNTGSFSFEFMGGGIAVVCGYDAEEFESVLGDRGCVGMVGGTIYVRGPVKGLSNDVWMLELDDGDRQFLTDNMPVFLDKIEKTQLLEELTDFSQWKKIVAKTYEERQSIERITMREFRLDKWVEGGIFGDVVTDDYDYVAGFVNTDEGRLKIPHWQNKSFSAPCQAACPTGIPTQDRIALLREGKTAEALELVLRYSPFPASVCGQVCPNLCMDACSRRYLDKPVAMQELGRLSQDVEAPEMLPATGKNVAVIGGGPAGLSAAWQLGLRGHSVTIYEGDEEVGGKLRQAIPSERLPREVLGAEVDRIKSIGVNIETGHQIEQGNFDEIRAKADALVIASGAHNPVVIPFPGHERMLKGLEFLKKVNAGKNPKVGRKVVVIGAGNAGMDVAIAAYHMGAQQVTAIDVQRPAAYQKEIDQFEALGGQIQWPVFTEKISEEGLHTKDGRLIEADTVIISIGERPDLSYVPREWLTDRGMMDVDDCWQSKQAPGVFALGDTIQPGLLTHAIGSGREVSEYIDDYLNGLELVAKHKPEMIPQSKLSKESFQARNRGRFQIMDACEEVHRCISCGTCRDCSMCLESCPEGAIARKENLDGSFEYVSDKQYCIGCGICSGICPCGVWAIEKVIV; from the coding sequence ATGGCAGCCTATATTAATGGTTTTGATGAAAACAATCAGCGTATCTCCACGCAGCAATTGCTGCAGAAGATCTACGCTGCCCTGGAGGCCGGCGAGACCGAATTTGAAGTTCTCTCGTCGGGCCATCACGATATCGGTGGACCCCTTTGGAGCGAAGACGGCAAGCCTCTGAAGTTCACGGTCAAGAACCCCGGTCAGCGGGTCGGGGCCTTCGGCCTCGCAGGCACCGAAATCACCATCAACGGTCCCGCTCCTGCCGACGTCGGCTGGCTTAACGCCGGCGCTACCCTGATCCTCAAGGGCGACGGTGGTGACACCACCGGCCACTGCGCCGCCAGCGGCCAGATCTATGTCGCCGGCCGGGGCGGTACCCGTACCGGTTCCCTGATGAAGCATGACCCGGCCCACAATCCGCCGGAGATGTGGATCCTGAAGAACACCGGCTCTTTTTCCTTTGAATTCATGGGCGGCGGCATCGCCGTCGTCTGCGGCTACGACGCCGAGGAGTTCGAATCGGTTCTTGGCGACCGCGGCTGCGTCGGTATGGTCGGCGGCACCATCTACGTCCGCGGACCGGTCAAAGGCCTGTCCAACGATGTCTGGATGCTCGAACTGGACGACGGGGATCGCCAGTTTCTTACCGACAACATGCCGGTATTTCTCGACAAGATCGAAAAAACCCAGCTTTTAGAAGAACTGACCGACTTCTCCCAATGGAAGAAGATCGTTGCCAAGACCTATGAAGAACGTCAGTCGATTGAGCGCATCACCATGCGTGAATTTCGCCTCGACAAATGGGTTGAGGGCGGTATTTTCGGCGACGTAGTCACCGACGACTACGATTATGTAGCCGGCTTTGTTAACACCGACGAGGGTCGACTGAAGATCCCTCATTGGCAGAACAAGTCCTTTTCCGCCCCCTGTCAGGCGGCCTGTCCGACAGGCATTCCGACCCAGGACCGTATCGCCCTGCTGCGCGAAGGCAAGACCGCGGAAGCCCTGGAACTGGTTCTGCGCTACTCGCCCTTCCCGGCCAGTGTTTGCGGCCAGGTCTGCCCTAACCTCTGCATGGACGCCTGCAGCCGGCGCTACCTGGACAAACCGGTAGCCATGCAGGAGCTCGGCCGCCTCTCGCAGGACGTCGAAGCACCTGAGATGCTGCCGGCAACCGGCAAGAACGTCGCCGTAATCGGTGGCGGCCCTGCCGGTCTGTCCGCCGCCTGGCAGCTTGGCCTGCGTGGTCACAGCGTAACCATCTATGAAGGCGACGAGGAAGTCGGCGGCAAGCTGCGCCAGGCCATTCCCAGCGAGCGTCTGCCTCGTGAGGTGCTGGGCGCTGAAGTCGACCGAATCAAGAGCATTGGGGTCAATATCGAAACCGGCCACCAGATCGAACAGGGCAATTTCGATGAGATTCGTGCCAAAGCGGACGCTTTAGTCATCGCCAGCGGTGCCCACAACCCGGTGGTCATCCCCTTTCCCGGCCACGAGCGGATGCTTAAGGGCCTCGAATTCCTCAAGAAAGTCAACGCCGGCAAGAATCCTAAAGTCGGCCGCAAGGTGGTGGTAATCGGTGCCGGTAACGCCGGCATGGACGTTGCTATCGCTGCCTACCACATGGGTGCCCAGCAAGTCACCGCAATCGACGTACAGCGCCCGGCCGCTTACCAAAAGGAGATCGATCAGTTCGAAGCCCTCGGTGGCCAGATTCAATGGCCGGTCTTTACCGAGAAGATCTCCGAAGAGGGACTGCACACCAAGGACGGTCGCCTTATCGAGGCCGACACGGTCATTATCTCCATCGGTGAACGTCCCGACCTCTCCTACGTGCCCCGTGAATGGCTCACCGACCGAGGCATGATGGACGTCGACGACTGCTGGCAGTCCAAGCAGGCTCCCGGCGTTTTCGCCCTGGGTGATACCATTCAACCCGGTCTCCTGACCCACGCCATCGGCAGCGGTCGCGAGGTCTCCGAATATATCGACGACTACCTGAACGGCCTTGAGCTGGTCGCCAAGCACAAGCCCGAAATGATTCCTCAGTCGAAACTGAGCAAGGAGTCTTTCCAGGCCCGCAACCGTGGCCGCTTCCAAATCATGGACGCCTGCGAAGAGGTTCATCGCTGCATCAGCTGCGGTACCTGTCGCGACTGCTCCATGTGTCTGGAAAGTTGCCCCGAAGGGGCCATCGCCCGCAAAGAGAACCTCGACGGTTCCTTTGAGTACGTATCCGACAAGCAATACTGTATTGGCTGCGGAATCTGCTCCGGCATCTGCCCCTGTGGTGTCTGGGCCATAGAAAAGGTTATCGTTTAA
- a CDS encoding DUF211 domain-containing protein gives MLLIKRIVLDVLKPHHPNSIDFTLSIAEKSPGSRVELTVTEVDEKTETVVIVIVGENLHYDTIADAVSSMGGSIHSIDKVEVENEPD, from the coding sequence ATGCTTTTAATAAAAAGAATCGTGCTGGACGTACTAAAACCTCACCATCCTAACAGCATAGACTTTACTTTATCTATTGCCGAAAAATCGCCAGGTTCCCGTGTCGAATTGACCGTTACCGAAGTCGATGAAAAAACGGAAACTGTTGTCATAGTTATCGTAGGAGAAAACTTGCACTACGATACGATCGCTGATGCAGTTTCGAGCATGGGCGGGTCAATACACAGCATCGACAAGGTAGAGGTAGAAAATGAGCCTGATTAG
- a CDS encoding branched-chain amino acid aminotransferase — protein sequence MDLQILPLTERKPPIEDEASLVFGRTFTDRMFVMEYDTGRGWHSARIAPYAPFTLDPAALVLHYAQEIFEGLKAFRRPDGNIALFRPRDNIARFNRSARRLCMPPVDEDFFLDALKELIRLEADWVPRSEGTSLYIRPTMIATQPVLGVKPSDQYLCYIILSPVGPYYKGGFKPVRIWISDEYIRSAPGGTGEAKTGGNYAASLLAAREAAERGFDQVLWLDAVKRQYVEEVGSMNICFVYDDKIVTSPLHGTILDGITRRSILTLAKEMGLEIEERAMSIDEIMDGASNGRLSEAFGTGTAAVVSPVGQFTYRDRTVTLSNNQVGPLTMKFFEALTGIQYGRQPDPHDWVELL from the coding sequence ATGGATTTGCAAATCCTGCCCCTGACAGAACGTAAGCCACCCATCGAGGACGAAGCCTCCCTGGTCTTTGGCCGCACTTTTACCGATCGCATGTTCGTCATGGAATATGACACCGGTCGCGGTTGGCATTCAGCGCGCATCGCTCCTTATGCCCCCTTTACCCTGGATCCGGCGGCACTGGTCCTGCATTACGCCCAGGAGATCTTTGAAGGGCTCAAAGCCTTTCGCCGCCCTGACGGTAATATCGCCCTGTTTCGCCCCCGGGACAACATCGCCCGCTTCAACCGCAGCGCCCGGCGACTGTGCATGCCCCCTGTCGATGAAGACTTTTTTCTGGACGCGCTCAAAGAACTCATTCGCCTTGAAGCCGACTGGGTGCCACGAAGCGAGGGAACCAGCCTTTACATCCGCCCGACCATGATTGCCACCCAACCGGTGCTGGGAGTCAAGCCGAGCGACCAATACCTCTGCTACATTATCCTTTCACCCGTTGGCCCTTACTATAAGGGCGGATTCAAACCGGTGCGCATCTGGATCTCCGACGAATACATTCGCTCCGCACCGGGCGGTACCGGCGAAGCCAAAACCGGCGGAAACTACGCTGCCAGCCTGCTGGCCGCAAGGGAAGCGGCAGAGCGAGGATTCGACCAGGTATTGTGGCTGGATGCCGTGAAACGCCAATACGTCGAAGAAGTCGGCAGCATGAATATCTGCTTCGTCTATGACGATAAGATCGTCACTTCGCCTCTGCATGGAACCATTCTCGACGGCATCACCCGCCGCTCCATCCTTACCCTGGCCAAAGAAATGGGCCTGGAAATTGAAGAACGGGCCATGTCTATCGATGAAATAATGGACGGAGCCAGCAACGGCCGCCTGTCCGAAGCGTTTGGCACCGGCACCGCCGCCGTAGTAAGCCCCGTCGGCCAGTTCACCTATCGAGATCGCACCGTCACCCTGAGCAACAACCAGGTTGGGCCCCTGACCATGAAATTCTTTGAAGCCTTGACCGGCATTCAGTACGGTCGCCAACCCGATCCCCACGACTGGGTCGAACTCCTCTGA
- the rsgA gene encoding ribosome small subunit-dependent GTPase A has translation MSRKPKKNTGRSKSPRAAETPGRQGVIVAHLGVAVEVLFDDGERHQVRVKRSSGHVVGDSVLVRGEVLERRPRNTELRRRDGRGAVHLVGANLDVLGVVVAPRPLPPSGFVDRAIVAARAAGLQPFIIVNKEDLDGAAELTAELRALYGASLPVFSLSAKAGVGLDLLRQFMAEGHRGAFVGTTGVGKSSLLNALCPDLGLAVGELCEARGVGRHTTTVATLHSLAGGGELIDTPGFRDFGLVDIVVDELIVHFPGFEQAMMVRCRFRDCRHRAEPGCAVTALVEKGALAEGRYQAYLDLLSEIENAQDEARRREWKN, from the coding sequence TTGAGCCGCAAACCAAAAAAGAATACCGGTCGCAGCAAATCACCCCGAGCGGCAGAAACGCCAGGCCGCCAAGGGGTGATTGTCGCCCATCTCGGGGTAGCCGTAGAGGTCCTTTTTGATGACGGTGAGCGACACCAAGTGCGGGTTAAGCGCAGCTCCGGTCATGTGGTAGGGGATTCGGTACTGGTTCGCGGCGAAGTACTGGAACGGCGGCCCCGTAATACGGAACTGCGCCGTCGCGACGGGCGCGGTGCGGTGCATCTGGTCGGCGCCAACCTCGATGTCCTCGGTGTGGTGGTCGCTCCGCGGCCCTTGCCTCCATCCGGTTTTGTCGATCGGGCGATTGTGGCGGCCCGTGCGGCTGGGCTCCAACCCTTTATTATTGTTAACAAAGAGGACCTGGACGGTGCCGCTGAATTGACCGCGGAGCTGCGGGCGCTCTATGGTGCGTCGTTGCCGGTGTTTAGCCTTAGCGCCAAGGCGGGAGTGGGGCTCGACCTGTTGCGCCAGTTTATGGCCGAAGGCCATCGAGGAGCCTTCGTCGGGACCACCGGTGTCGGCAAAAGCTCACTGCTTAACGCCCTTTGCCCCGACTTGGGCCTGGCTGTCGGTGAATTGTGCGAAGCCCGCGGCGTTGGCCGTCATACGACTACCGTGGCAACGCTGCATTCCCTTGCCGGTGGCGGCGAACTGATCGATACACCCGGGTTTCGAGACTTCGGCCTGGTCGATATAGTTGTTGACGAATTAATTGTTCACTTCCCCGGTTTTGAGCAGGCCATGATGGTCCGCTGTCGTTTCCGCGATTGCCGGCACCGGGCAGAGCCCGGCTGTGCCGTGACCGCTCTGGTGGAAAAGGGGGCTTTGGCGGAAGGTCGGTATCAGGCCTACCTCGACCTGCTGTCTGAGATTGAAAACGCACAAGATGAGGCACGCCGCAGGGAGTGGAAGAACTGA
- a CDS encoding Na/Pi cotransporter family protein, with protein sequence MIEPFKMAYTVLGGLGIFILGMKFLSESLQMLSGGLIRKAISSVTTNRFLAVLVGLSVTAFVQSSSITTVMVVGLANAGLMQLSQAIGVILGANIGTTITGWILAVKIGKYGLLLVGLGIFPMLFAKNERISGVAKVLVALGMIFFGLEIMSGAFKPLRSAEGFRNLMLILDAQSLPSLLGCVAIGCLMTMVIQSSSAMLGITIALASTGAIPMQTAIALVLGENIGTTITAQLAALGSTCTARRTAMAHSMFNVLGVLIIISLFSPFISLVEAMVPGVANYVNSEGSRPYIAAHIAFGHSLFNVAATLIMLPFIQYLEKVVVKVIPETGKAGKGPFKYFGPPGSMPVAMGVSMVHEELKRMVGDVLQALQHVGSLLQPDLKGRDRFSQKIKAIEEEADIMQKEITTFTASLMQAGKASQEQADRAYAYIRAADELETITDYAFSVSNYLKRLEKNELNFSEGAWKDLEGFHTEVLAFFTLAGKSLNGEDKVSTSEVLKEARRLNDLADTIRDSHLVRMKSGSCSALSALIFSDMAIALRRIKNHTVNLHEALSIEVQ encoded by the coding sequence ATGATAGAACCTTTTAAAATGGCCTACACCGTCCTGGGCGGGCTTGGAATTTTCATCCTCGGCATGAAATTCCTGTCGGAAAGCCTGCAGATGCTTTCGGGGGGGCTTATCCGCAAGGCGATCTCTTCCGTCACCACCAACCGTTTTTTGGCTGTGTTGGTCGGTCTCAGCGTCACCGCCTTCGTCCAATCCTCGTCCATCACCACGGTCATGGTCGTCGGTCTGGCTAACGCCGGCCTGATGCAGTTAAGTCAGGCGATTGGAGTCATTTTAGGCGCCAACATCGGCACCACCATTACCGGCTGGATCCTTGCGGTCAAAATAGGCAAGTACGGCCTGTTGTTGGTCGGTCTCGGTATCTTTCCAATGCTCTTTGCGAAAAATGAGCGTATTTCGGGAGTCGCCAAGGTTCTGGTCGCCCTGGGTATGATCTTTTTCGGCCTGGAAATCATGAGCGGGGCGTTCAAGCCATTGCGGAGTGCCGAGGGGTTCAGGAACCTGATGCTCATCCTCGATGCCCAGTCGCTGCCGAGCCTTCTCGGCTGCGTTGCCATCGGCTGCCTGATGACCATGGTCATCCAGAGCAGTTCGGCGATGCTCGGCATCACCATAGCCCTCGCCTCGACGGGGGCCATACCGATGCAGACCGCCATTGCCCTGGTCCTTGGGGAGAATATCGGCACGACTATCACTGCCCAGCTGGCCGCCCTCGGCAGCACCTGCACTGCTCGGCGCACCGCCATGGCCCATAGCATGTTCAACGTCCTGGGAGTGCTAATCATTATTTCGCTCTTTTCCCCCTTTATTAGCCTGGTGGAGGCCATGGTCCCCGGTGTTGCCAATTACGTCAACAGTGAAGGGAGCCGACCCTACATCGCTGCCCATATTGCTTTCGGCCACTCCCTTTTCAATGTTGCGGCGACCCTGATCATGTTGCCTTTCATCCAGTATTTAGAAAAAGTGGTTGTCAAAGTCATACCGGAGACCGGAAAGGCAGGAAAAGGTCCATTCAAATATTTCGGACCACCTGGCAGTATGCCAGTGGCTATGGGCGTTTCGATGGTCCACGAGGAGCTCAAACGGATGGTAGGGGACGTCCTCCAGGCTTTACAACATGTCGGCAGCCTGCTGCAGCCTGACCTTAAGGGGCGGGATCGTTTCAGCCAGAAGATAAAAGCGATCGAAGAAGAAGCTGATATCATGCAGAAGGAAATCACCACTTTCACCGCCTCCCTGATGCAAGCCGGCAAGGCCAGCCAGGAGCAAGCGGATCGTGCGTATGCCTATATTCGTGCCGCCGACGAGCTTGAAACCATTACGGACTATGCCTTCTCGGTCAGCAACTATTTGAAGCGGCTCGAAAAGAATGAACTTAATTTTAGCGAAGGCGCCTGGAAGGATTTGGAGGGTTTCCACACCGAGGTTTTAGCCTTTTTCACCCTGGCAGGAAAGAGTCTTAATGGCGAGGATAAAGTCAGCACCAGCGAAGTGTTGAAGGAAGCCCGCCGACTCAATGATTTGGCCGACACAATTCGTGATTCGCACCTCGTGCGGATGAAGTCCGGCTCCTGCAGCGCCCTGTCGGCGCTTATATTCAGTGATATGGCTATCGCTTTGCGCCGGATTAAGAACCATACGGTCAATCTTCACGAGGCTCTGTCGATTGAAGTCCAGTAA